GCTAAATGTTAGCTAGGAATTAAGGTGACCAAGAGAAGAGTGGTTTTATAAGTGATTAGAGGTGGAGGAGAAAAGCCAAGATAGTTCAGTGTCCTAAAATTGAAGAGAAGCAAGGGCAGTGGTCAGTGAAGCCGAGAGAAGTCAAGAAAAATTACTAATTGTTATAACCATTCAGTTTACACAGAAATAAGTAATTGGTAATCTAAGAGAGGCTTTGCGTaccacagttttttgttttgggtttttatttttttttttaatttgttaattaccaacaaataaaaattggaatATTTCTCATGGGAACTTGAAAGAAGATCTGAAAATCTGGCTGTGTTGGGCCAGTGTTTGTATGGGGCAACAATTCAGCAATTGCCAGTAAGTAGCTGTAGACAATGAGCCCTCCAGTACTACAGTCTCTACTGCATCATACATTTACTTTATTTGCCTAGCCATCCATGTAGGCATTTGGGGTTATTAAGGAAACATCTGTTGATTTAAGTCAAATCCACATTAACATGTcatgataaatattttctttttactcctaCAATTTCTTTCAGTTCATTATTTGGAATCTTcactgttttcatgttttttctttttttagaggcTGCCTCcatttgaaacattttctcaGGGACCTACGTTGCAGTTCACTCTTCGTTGGACAGGAGACACCAATGATAAATCGACAGCTCCTATTGCCAAACCTCTTGCCACTAGAAATTCAGAGAGTCTCCATCAAGAAAACAAGCCTGGTTCAGTTAAACCTACTCAAACTATTGGTACGAGAAATTTGCTGTCAAAATAATGCTTTGCAGAGCTAAGACTTAGGCTTTAGATTAATTCGTTTGTCTCTTGCTCCAGTAACCTTTGGGAAATATTTGACTTATTAGACACATTATGAATAAATTAGGGTCCTCCCAAATTAAAGTTTTGTGTTGAAGTGGTAACCAACAATCCTTTAGTCAAAACCTTTGTGCCAGATGTACGTGGGAATttggtggggaggagtgggggtggtttttttaattttagaagtgTGGTATATTATATAGGATGTATGCCATATATTATTTAACACCTCCAAATGAGGTTTATAGATATCCTTATGTCAATTTAGGATAAGTTTTTCCATTAAATAAACTTGTCTCAAACTCATGAGAAAATGattggttttcagagctttttagATTTTAGAATTGCAGCTATAAAGGGCTTTGGAACTATATGCTTttcaaaattcacaaaaatgTGTTTATGTTATGGAACTGACTTCACTATTGCAGAGTGTTTGTACAGCTTTGGGGGTGGAAGAGAAGCATCATAACCTGAATTTTACCAGGTTAAATTttgcagtaaatttttttttttttttactttttttatttttttttggggggggggtttgcagtaaatttttaaagaggaaaaacatttacaaattgTAGCAGTTCGCTTTGCTGAGTTAAGGTCCAAGCTTcagtattctttcattttatatctgCCTGATAAGAACACTGTCCTTGACCTGCGAGCATCCATGTTTTTTTATCTAAGACTGTTAAAGAAGGCAGAAGGCTTAAGACAGCTGTCTTTGACGTATACCACTCAAGTCCATTAATTGTGTGCAGGTCCCTGTAAGAGTAGATTCAAGAGATATTAGAAATGACCCATGTCAGAGGAAAGATTTCCCAAGTAAATTGTGATGTGGGCACTTCTCAAAGTATTTTGTGGCCAGATAGGTAAAAGAGTTTcaaagaaactgagaagaagaGTTTTATACAAAATTGTATGTATGAAATGATTACTTATGTcgggaaataaaatttatttttaagtccgTAAAGTAATACACCAAAATtattagcaatgatttttttttttggatttggaaTGATATTAATACaatcattttaatttagtttctGTTAAACCAGCATTTAGTGGATATCTGCTTACTGCTGTGCACTGGGAATACAAAGTCCAATCAAAATCATACTCAGACCTCAAAGTGCTTAAAACATTACAGTGACTACATATAATTACTTGgcgttatttttatgttttaggaCATTATAGGTggtttctaaaggaaaaaaatggctcCTGCCAATAAAGACCTTAATATCTGATTAGCGTTGCTGATTAAGGGGATTGTTCCCCTGAACATCAGTTGAGGGTGAGAGCAAATATTGTATTAAATACCACAAGAAGAATTTTGTGAAATCTTTACTGTTTAATTATTTTCACAAGATATGTTACTTCACTTTTTAGAAGCaagtattttcattaaatataaaagtatatgtTTTCAGCTGTTAAAGAATCATTGACTACAGATCtgcagacaagaaaagaaaaagatacttcAAATGAAAACCgacaaaaattaagaatattttatcaGGTAAGCATGGCTGatccttcttttttaagtaatCAGGAGATGCATTTGTTTTGTATgttatatctgaaatattttggcgtatttaaataaaaagaattgccTCTGacttgattttccttttaaattgttttaactatttttaaaggtGATACTGAAACAAAATATCTTGAGATATGTAAGTTGGAGATTtgctgttctttttgttttttgttatttttaaagttcctttaTAACAACAATACAAGACAACAAACTGAAGCAAGAGATGACCTGCATTGCCCTTGGTGCACTCTGAACTGCCGCAAACTTTATAGCTTACTCAAACATCTGAAACTCTGCCATAGCAGGTTTATCTTCAATTATGTTGTAAGtaacttttcattctttcttactaATAGTACATTATACATTACAATTTAATTTGACTTTCAGAGATTGTATTTTGTGCAAAATAGCAAAAGTTCTACATTTGATGGCTTGCTTACGCATGAGTTACAGTGGATGATTCAGAGTTTATGTATATTTGCACAGGACACCTATAGTGGCTCACATCCTCCTCACACCAGCTCTTCAGACAAGAAGTAATTTGTACAAAGTTACCAAGCCAGTAAATGGCACAGGCAGGATTTTAACACAAATCTTTTTGACTCCAGGTCTTCTGACTTCCTGTTCACCATGCTGGTATGCCTGGCTTAGTTTAGTTTTCAAAACATTAAGAACCCAcaagtactttttaattaattaagttggAGGAATAGGTATTTAAGGCAggataattaatattttcttttccccaacaCCTTGCCATTTTTGTTACAGTATCATCCAAAAGGTGCTAGGATAGATGTTTCTATCAACGAGTGTTATGATGGCTCCTATGCAGGAAATCCTCAGGATATTCATCGCCAGCCTGGATTTGCTTTTAGTCGCAATGGACCAGTAAAGAGAACACCTATCACACACATTCTTGTGTGCAGGTAGGTAAAAAAGGTcataaaacaaaagtttattcTGTGACTTTTATTGATGTTGGAGGAATAAAGGGAAGCCAGACAAAGCTACTGTTCAGGTGGGAATCCTTATTTCAGTATTAGCTAAGCCTCTGGGGTGGTATACTGCTGTATGTAACCCTCCCTGGCTCCTGTTTCTACAGAGGCTTTCTCACTTCCCCCTTACAGCTTTTTCCTGTGTTGTTAATGTCACTACTGCTCTAGTGGTTATAGGGGGATTAAAGTGCCTCCCAGTGGAAGTTTCTGTGTGCATACCTAGGTGGAAACCTGTAAGAATGGAATGTACTCTATTTGGGGGGTGTGAGCCCTCTCTGTGTTACTTcagcatttcttttcattagGCCAAAACGAACAAAAGCAAGCATGTCTGAATTTCTTGAATCCGAAGATGGAGAAGTAGAACAGCAACGAACATACAGTAGTGGACACAACCGCCTGTATTTCCATAGTGATACTTGTTTACCTCTCCGTCCACAAGAAATGGAAGTAGATAGTGAAGATGAAAAAGATCCCGAATGGCTAAGAGAAAAAACCATCACCgtaattattattactgttgttgttgttgttgttgctgctgctgccatcatcatcatcgacagtgattttaaaattttaggattaAATGATTTTCGTTTGGAaactaataattatttaatatgaaTTAAACTTTTGATTTAGTGTAAAGGAGCTTTTTCTAAATTAAGGAATTCAGGAATctacaatttttataattttaacagtTACCAGCTGAAGGAAATACAGATTTTCTTCTTGTGATTCTGTattgtgttttttcattttatttaaagataaCTATTTCATAACTTAGAATTTCCcctttaaaattattacttaaGTAGACATTTTTAAGACACATTGCCACTCTGCTGTATAAGTTGTGCTATTTTTAgttacaaaaaattttatttttgacattcTCACAGTTTTTTCCTAGAAATACCAATTATATTTATTCCGTATCTAaaaggtattttttcttttttttttcttttttttttttaagcaaattgaGGAATTTTCTGATGTtaatgaaggagagaaagaagtgatGAAACTATGGAACCTCCATGTCATGAAGCATGGGTAGGgtatttctaaatttaaatattccatttCCCTTATGTTCTTTTTGTTGCTTCACATTCTATAAATCTGTGTTAGAATATTACTTAAAATTCTGTTAATTTAGATATAATCTGTCCTAAATATCCTAATTCAAGTATTATAAAGAAAAGTGGGTATCCTCAAAGAATGTTTAAGGAAGGTGCTAGCTCCATCTCACAGTAGGTTAAACAGCTTTTCCAATTTCTTATTAGCATTTCATAAAGCTCAAGGTAGAACAGTCCTTATTTCTTGTGCCTTTCTGGCTGAAGCACTGTTTTTCTTGCAgatctgcttccttccctgtgtgCACTATTTACCTGTCAGTACatatatgtttcttctctaccttCATTAGTATTAGATCCTCATATAAGGCTTTCTTGTGTAGCACAAGCATGTAAGgttttttcatttatagttaAGAGAAATAATTGGGAGGGggcacttttctttctttactcctGGGGAGTGAAGAGAAGTTGGTGCATAAGCTCTAGTCCAGATGTCTGGGTGCGTGGCCTATAGCCTTTTTTTTGTAAACTGCCTTGGGCTAAGAATAGTCTTCACATTTTTAGTggattgtaaaaaattaaaaagaggaagACAGCAGAGATCACATATGGcttgcaaagtctaaaatatttactgtctagcCTTTTACAGAAATGTTTGCCTGATCCCTGGTCTAGTATTAAAACTCAGTTATGTGTAAGAAGCTTGGCTgaaatctgtttttccttttgtcttcatACGCCAGTTTCAAGATAGAACTTCAGTCAGATTACTTGAGTTCTGTTTTAATTCCTGATCCAAATTTGTTAGCATAACAACTACTGGGTTCATTATATACTGACATTACAAACTGGCAGGTAGTTGGTAAACTATTTGGATTTTATCAGATCTGCAGGCAGGCTTTTACAGAGTATTAGAGGCTCAGTTTCAGTGGGTAATGGAGCAGCCTTCTATTTGGTTTAATTTGGTTCTCAACTTAAACCACATTCATTCATTGCTTTCTGCCAAAACAATCACAGTGTACCACATTTGTTGTGACATCTTCACATTTTCAAAGGTTTACCATGAACTGAAAATGTGGAGACACTGCTTCTGAAATAGGAAACTGAGAGAATAGTTAGTATTACATAGTTAATGAAAGTGGTGCtggcaagagaaaatattttatacttttaactgCTAACTTCCTAATTTCTttaggaaaaacagaaatgacaTCTATTTAAGCTCTGATTAAACCAGACCtctaaatttctaaaattgtAAGCTCATTCAGGTGATTGAATCTCAGATTCACTATAGTTTTACTACTTGTTAAATCATCACTTACTGGATTTGGATATAGTCTTACTGTTCTATAATGGTTATCACTGCAGCATTTGACAAATTCTTTGTATTGCTATTGatgttttatgttgtttttattaaatagGTTTATTGCTGACAATCAAATGAATCATGCCTGTATGCTGTTTGTAGAAAACTATGgacagaaaataattaagaagaaTTTATGTCGAAACTTCATGCTTCATCTAGTCAGCATGCATGACTTTAATCTTATTAGCATAATGTCAATAGATAAAGCTGTTACCAAGCTCCGTGAAAtgcaacaaaaattagaaaaaggagaatCTGCTTCGCCTGCaaatgaagaaatcactgaagaacaAAATGGGACAGCAAATGGATTTAGtgaaattaactcaaaagagaAAGCTTTGGAAACAGATGGTGTCTCAGGGGTTTCAAAacagagcaaaaaacaaaaactctgaaaAGGAAAGGCCTAACCCCATGTTATGGACAAACACTGAAATTTCATTCTAAGGAATTCAGCCTCTaggaagagttttgtttttgtttataatcATAGGTTCCAAACAGGCACTGTCAGATGAAGTAAATGATTTCAACAAGGATATTTTTATCAGGGTTCTACTTCACTTCATTATGCAGCATTACATATATATCAGTTTTATTGATGTCATTAAAACATTCTCAAATTTGAGCATGAAAAGCAATACttcaaagaaagtatttttaacttcaaCAACTGTCTTATGAAATATATTGACGataattagaaattatttcatatatttaaattataatgttTTTTTGCATTTGTGACTGGCTGTTTTTCTACTTTGTAATTGTGAGACATTTTCTTGGGGAGGGAAAATTGGAATGTGATTCCctttttttagaaattgaagaTTTTTGTGAAGTTATGTTGCATTACTATCTACAATCAGACCTTGATCCTTGATTTTGAAATCATTTATCAATTTGgaatgaaaaattatatgataCTTTACATTATGTAAgttcattttacaatttaaaaatagcacTTCTTCATCTTATGCCTGTTTGAGAACATGTTAATTTTTCACATTGTCGACGGTGAAATGTCATGTTGGCTTATAAGATTACTGACCACCTGTTTGTTTTTATGTGGATAATTTTAGTGTATTGCTCAcccagtatatttttttaaacttgaacattttgctgtttgttttttgtttctttcccaatTAGGTAATAATCACATGGAAAATTCAGCTGTCCCTGTCTCTTCATTAGGATTGTAAACCAAGGGAAGAATGAGTTTGAGATGTTTAAGATGCCACTTTTGAGGGAGGAAATGTTCTATAAAAATGAACCAGAAAATGTTATAACTTTTTTGTTTGCAAGGATGTCTTTGTAATGTATTTCACGATTAGAATATCCAGTACAGATAAGCTGACTTGAATTGTTTTGAGCAATTTTGCCCTGTGTTATATGTGTCTTATGCACATATTTGCAGTTGGATTTTCTCCAACAGAAAGTGGTTTCACTACTGGCACATTAACAAGCACCAATAGATTTTTTAGTCCAACTCCAAGCACTGTGGTTGAGTAACATCACCTCAATTTTTTATTATCCTTAAAGATAAttgcattttcatattctttatttataaagGATCAATGCTGCTGTAAATacaggtatttttaattttttatttcattccacCACCATCAGATGCAGTTCCCTATTTTGTTTAATGAAGGGATATATAAGCTTTCTCATGGTGTCTtcagaaatttataaaatgtaaatactgaTTTGATTGGTCTTTGAGATGTGTTTAACTGTGAGGCTATTTAACTGATAGTGTGGATGTGATTTGTCATCCAGTATTAAGTTCCTTAGTCATTGATTtttgtgctaaaaaaaaataggaaagagggAAACTGCAGCTTTCATTACAGACTCCTTGATTGGTAAGCTCTCCAAATGATGAGCTACAGTAAACTCTGATTATGCCTCTGGATAGTGGATTTCGAGCATTTCTCTTGGGCTTTAATTTGCTAAAGCTGTGcacatatgtaaaaaaaatagattattttaggGGAGATGTAGGTGTAGAATTATTGCTTATGTCATTTCTTAAGCAGTTATGCTCTTAATGCTTAAAAGAAGGCTAGCATTGTTTGCACAAAAAGTTGGTGATTCCCTCCCCCAAATAGTAATGAAATTACTTCTGTTGAGTAAACTTTTTATGTCATCTTataataaaagctgaaaaagtccctttgtttctatttataaaaaaaaaaaaagcttttctatATGTACCCTTGGTAAGAGATTTTGAAGAAATCATGTAAGATGATAAAGCATTTGAATGGTACagtagatgtaaaaaaaaatcagtttaaagaacgtttgtttttacattaaatgtttatttgaaatCAAATGATTTTGTACATAAAGTTCAATAATATAaaagctgtgttttgttttttttattattatgcatGGTTAATACATGCACCAAGATTTTGTCTTGGTAGTAAGGATCCAAAAAAATTATACCCATCAGTCAGAGCTACtaagaaattaagaggaaaattaatgtgaaatcctgctttcagttctagTAACATCAGTTGCAACTAGTATGTTATAGTAttacataagaaatattttaaaatttgtagtcAGGAGTAATGTCAGTATTAGTTAACAATGCTAATCCATCTTtggttttttcattttcctttgagaaaaaatttatcttttggcCTTCAGAAAGCCCATAGATTAGAGTGGGATACAAATGATAAAACAGTATATAATAAAGTTGTATACTACATTCCATGAGGTCAATAGTTTGTTGAAATTAACTTAGAAGAGCTGAGGGAAACTTCACAGAAATGGTGACAGTTCCACTGTGCTTGCTTTATTTACAAGTAATAGCTCACCTGTATACATGTTGTTGTGTATTCTTTGAGCTGAGCACCCCTTTCCTTCCAGAGCTCATGGTGTTTCTTTTGAGCACCTGTTTCCTTTTCATTAGACTGCTAAGTCAGTCTCACCGGCCTTAGTACTGCCTCATGGCT
The DNA window shown above is from Hippopotamus amphibius kiboko isolate mHipAmp2 chromosome 17, mHipAmp2.hap2, whole genome shotgun sequence and carries:
- the SUZ12 gene encoding polycomb protein SUZ12 isoform X1 is translated as MAPQKHGGGGGGSSGPSAGSGGGGFGGSAAAVAAATASGGKSGGGGCGGGGSYSASSSSSAAAAAGAAVLPVKKPKMEHVQADHELFLQAFEKPTQIYRFLRTRNLIAPIFLHRTLTYMSHRNSRTNIKRKTFKVDDMLSKVEKMKGEQESHSLSAHLQLTFTGFFHKNDKPSQNSENEQNSVTLEVLLVKVCHKKRKDVSCPIRQVPTGKKQVPLNPDLNQTKPGNFPSLAVSSNEFEPSNSHMVKSYSLLFRVTRPGRREFNGMINGETNENIDVNEELPARRKRNREDGEKTFVAQMTVFDKNRRLQLLDGEYEVAMQEMEECPISKKRATWETILDGKRLPPFETFSQGPTLQFTLRWTGDTNDKSTAPIAKPLATRNSESLHQENKPGSVKPTQTIAVKESLTTDLQTRKEKDTSNENRQKLRIFYQFLYNNNTRQQTEARDDLHCPWCTLNCRKLYSLLKHLKLCHSRFIFNYVYHPKGARIDVSINECYDGSYAGNPQDIHRQPGFAFSRNGPVKRTPITHILVCRPKRTKASMSEFLESEDGEVEQQRTYSSGHNRLYFHSDTCLPLRPQEMEVDSEDEKDPEWLREKTITQIEEFSDVNEGEKEVMKLWNLHVMKHGFIADNQMNHACMLFVENYGQKIIKKNLCRNFMLHLVSMHDFNLISIMSIDKAVTKLREMQQKLEKGESASPANEEITEEQNGTANGFSEINSKEKALETDGVSGVSKQSKKQKL
- the SUZ12 gene encoding polycomb protein SUZ12 isoform X2, coding for MAPQKHGGGGGGSSGPSAGSGGGGFGGSAAAVAAATASGGKSGGGGCGGGGSYSASSSSSAAAAAGAAVLPVKKPKMEHVQADHELFLQAFEKPTQIYRFLRTRNLIAPIFLHRTLTYMSHRNSRTNIKSLSAHLQLTFTGFFHKNDKPSQNSENEQNSVTLEVLLVKVCHKKRKDVSCPIRQVPTGKKQVPLNPDLNQTKPGNFPSLAVSSNEFEPSNSHMVKSYSLLFRVTRPGRREFNGMINGETNENIDVNEELPARRKRNREDGEKTFVAQMTVFDKNRRLQLLDGEYEVAMQEMEECPISKKRATWETILDGKRLPPFETFSQGPTLQFTLRWTGDTNDKSTAPIAKPLATRNSESLHQENKPGSVKPTQTIAVKESLTTDLQTRKEKDTSNENRQKLRIFYQFLYNNNTRQQTEARDDLHCPWCTLNCRKLYSLLKHLKLCHSRFIFNYVYHPKGARIDVSINECYDGSYAGNPQDIHRQPGFAFSRNGPVKRTPITHILVCRPKRTKASMSEFLESEDGEVEQQRTYSSGHNRLYFHSDTCLPLRPQEMEVDSEDEKDPEWLREKTITQIEEFSDVNEGEKEVMKLWNLHVMKHGFIADNQMNHACMLFVENYGQKIIKKNLCRNFMLHLVSMHDFNLISIMSIDKAVTKLREMQQKLEKGESASPANEEITEEQNGTANGFSEINSKEKALETDGVSGVSKQSKKQKL